From Companilactobacillus heilongjiangensis, one genomic window encodes:
- a CDS encoding glucose PTS transporter subunit IIA — protein MNVMENQTLISLVAPADGQLLTLDKVSDPVFSQGLMGQGLAIEPTSGEIVAPVDGTVTLVSETKHAFGIKTKDGADILVHLGIDTVELEGKPFKVNIKQGDIVNAGEAVVSMDLAAIKAAGKETTVILAITNSNDILQNLMVTGSEQVVEAGDTVAVAAIKTAEKVALKPPRTGGKYDQLATNIIENVGGVENINSLIHCITRLRFYLKDSSKVNDKIIENMDGVISVAKAGGQYQVVIGQAVVDVYDAVIAQIGPQFSNDDATAEAVDQTANKVHGFWPNVKRGASNFIGVLTASMIPIIGILAGSGILKGILAALTGFKVLSTTSGTYVILNAVGDATFYFLPVVLGFTAAKKLGSDPIVLAIVGGILIYPQIITLAGKASTASTNFLGIPTTLISYTSSVFPIIVAAWLGKYVEKFLKKVIPTYVKSVFVPILEALVLSLVVIIGVGPIITVLSKGLSNGLVSIYNFSPTLSGLVLGGVYQTMVIFGLHWGLIPIVINDIATNGHSYINSILSITMVAQGGAVLAVFLKTKDKKLKEMSLAAAVSAFCGVTEPALYGVNLKYKRVFVVASIASALGGALTGFLRVDNYALSGALIGFPAFITPGVGIGSNFYGYLISHYGTLLIAVVLVYFFGFTDKMLAKKADPMNINNVSLA, from the coding sequence ATGAACGTTATGGAAAATCAAACACTGATTTCATTAGTTGCACCCGCTGATGGGCAACTTTTAACGCTAGACAAAGTTTCTGATCCCGTATTTTCACAAGGCCTGATGGGACAAGGCTTAGCAATTGAACCTACTTCTGGAGAGATTGTTGCGCCAGTCGATGGAACAGTTACCTTAGTTTCGGAAACTAAACATGCCTTTGGTATCAAAACTAAGGATGGTGCTGATATTCTAGTCCATTTGGGAATTGATACAGTTGAACTGGAGGGCAAACCTTTCAAGGTCAACATTAAACAAGGCGATATCGTCAACGCCGGTGAAGCGGTCGTTAGCATGGATCTTGCTGCAATTAAAGCTGCTGGCAAAGAGACAACCGTCATTTTGGCAATTACTAATAGTAATGATATTTTACAAAATTTGATGGTGACTGGTTCTGAACAAGTTGTTGAAGCTGGCGATACAGTCGCAGTGGCCGCAATCAAAACTGCTGAAAAGGTTGCGTTGAAACCTCCTAGAACTGGTGGAAAGTACGATCAGCTGGCTACTAACATTATTGAAAATGTTGGTGGAGTAGAAAATATCAACAGTTTGATCCACTGTATAACTAGATTACGTTTTTATTTGAAAGATTCGTCTAAAGTAAATGATAAAATTATCGAAAATATGGATGGCGTCATTTCGGTTGCCAAAGCTGGCGGTCAATATCAAGTTGTTATCGGTCAAGCAGTGGTCGATGTTTATGATGCTGTGATTGCTCAGATTGGTCCACAATTCTCGAATGATGATGCCACAGCTGAAGCAGTTGATCAGACTGCCAATAAAGTTCATGGTTTTTGGCCTAATGTCAAACGCGGTGCCAGTAATTTTATCGGTGTTCTAACCGCTTCAATGATTCCTATTATTGGAATTCTAGCTGGCTCAGGTATTTTGAAAGGTATCTTAGCTGCTTTAACCGGATTCAAAGTTTTGTCAACGACTAGCGGCACATATGTGATTTTGAACGCTGTGGGCGATGCAACATTTTACTTTTTACCAGTTGTTTTAGGATTTACTGCTGCTAAAAAGTTAGGCTCAGATCCAATCGTTTTAGCAATCGTAGGTGGAATTCTGATTTATCCACAGATAATAACTTTGGCGGGTAAAGCTAGTACCGCCAGCACCAACTTCTTGGGAATTCCAACAACATTGATTTCCTATACATCTTCAGTTTTCCCAATTATCGTGGCAGCTTGGTTAGGAAAGTATGTTGAAAAATTTCTAAAGAAAGTTATTCCTACTTATGTAAAAAGTGTTTTTGTACCAATTTTGGAAGCATTAGTTTTGAGTTTAGTAGTCATTATTGGCGTTGGACCAATTATTACCGTCTTGAGTAAAGGACTTTCCAACGGATTAGTTTCAATTTATAACTTCAGTCCAACTTTATCTGGATTAGTTCTTGGTGGTGTCTATCAAACAATGGTAATCTTCGGCTTGCATTGGGGACTCATTCCTATTGTTATCAACGATATTGCCACTAACGGTCACAGTTACATCAATTCAATTCTTTCAATCACTATGGTTGCCCAAGGTGGTGCCGTTCTCGCTGTATTCTTGAAAACTAAGGATAAGAAACTCAAGGAAATGTCTTTAGCAGCTGCTGTATCGGCGTTTTGTGGAGTCACTGAACCAGCACTTTATGGTGTCAACTTGAAGTACAAACGAGTCTTCGTTGTAGCAAGTATCGCCAGTGCTCTAGGTGGTGCTTTGACGGGCTTCTTGAGAGTGGATAACTATGCTCTATCAGGTGCCTTAATTGGGTTCCCAGCGTTCATAACGCCAGGAGTCGGAATTGGCAGCAATTTCTACGGTTACCTAATTTCTCACTATGGAACGTTATTGATTGCAGTCGTCTTGGTTTACTTCTTTGGATTTACCGACAAAATGTTAGCCAAGAAAGCTGATCCGATGAATATTAACAATGTTAGTTTAGCTTAG
- a CDS encoding DMT family transporter gives MKSKRVLGSIELSIAAIIWGAMFVVVKIIVDEVHPIQLVWLEYLISLVFLIGYSVIKGEKWHINWSDLRLIFWIGIIGNTISLVAQEMGTGLSNAQTGSVITSTIPAFMIIFGWLILKERLDKVKVFSVLIAILGVVMIVGLKMTGSNVVLGIILLILTAITWALMSVLIKKVKTYSSLQITIMSTVVAVVCLTPFILSDLPSLTSINFSEPKVILSLLYIGAVSTAVAYVMWNKGLKVISASSSGLFYLIQPIVGSFLGWLLLGEQISVGFIIGSAMILASVWISVKFEDSDEEALASAEG, from the coding sequence ATGAAGTCTAAAAGGGTTCTCGGATCCATTGAATTAAGCATTGCCGCAATTATTTGGGGAGCAATGTTTGTAGTTGTAAAAATTATTGTCGATGAGGTACATCCAATTCAATTAGTTTGGTTGGAGTACTTAATCTCGTTAGTATTTTTAATCGGATACTCAGTAATAAAAGGAGAAAAGTGGCACATCAATTGGTCTGATCTTCGATTGATCTTCTGGATCGGAATAATTGGTAACACAATCTCATTAGTAGCACAGGAAATGGGTACAGGTTTATCCAATGCCCAAACTGGTTCAGTTATCACTTCAACCATTCCAGCATTTATGATTATCTTTGGTTGGTTGATTTTGAAAGAACGACTCGATAAGGTCAAGGTTTTCTCAGTTCTCATTGCTATCTTAGGTGTAGTTATGATTGTTGGTTTGAAAATGACTGGTAGCAATGTTGTTTTAGGAATTATTTTATTAATTCTAACTGCCATCACATGGGCTTTGATGTCCGTCTTGATTAAAAAAGTAAAGACGTATAGTTCTTTACAAATTACTATTATGTCAACTGTAGTAGCTGTAGTCTGCTTGACACCATTTATTTTGAGCGACTTGCCATCACTCACAAGCATTAATTTTTCTGAACCAAAAGTTATTCTCAGTTTGCTATATATCGGTGCTGTTTCAACCGCCGTTGCTTACGTAATGTGGAATAAAGGTCTCAAAGTTATAAGTGCCAGTTCTTCAGGATTGTTCTATTTGATTCAACCAATCGTTGGTTCATTCTTAGGTTGGTTACTATTGGGTGAACAAATTTCTGTTGGCTTTATTATTGGCTCCGCCATGATACTTGCCAGTGTTTGGATCTCAGTTAAATTTGAAGATTCAGACGAAGAAGCACTTGCCAGTGCTGAGGGTTAG
- a CDS encoding EAL domain-containing protein, giving the protein MNLLELERGLIWIVIATIVFFVVTIAITYWNSRKSNNNYLENKEFTLRYFIQKQVDYQNKTLGYECLLRQQNPDGTWSLPSNLDSLPLQRVVFLLENTFKSLPAEPITLSINLEYNQIISPEFQYFVRWAISKIEPMNLSIEYTPGKGNRLKNRYIFEKRIREAQHYNMEFGIDNVGADMKNLKEIEWMLPFVDNIKCSMRNFRKDDPNVWLDLNLQSWNKISQENNINLILMGIENDDDQALAEQLNIKTRQGYLFGHPENPESAKK; this is encoded by the coding sequence ATGAATCTTTTAGAGTTAGAGAGGGGTCTAATATGGATAGTAATCGCAACAATTGTATTTTTTGTGGTAACTATCGCAATCACTTATTGGAATTCGCGTAAGTCTAATAATAATTATTTAGAGAATAAGGAATTTACCTTACGCTACTTCATTCAAAAACAAGTTGATTATCAAAATAAAACGCTCGGTTATGAATGCCTTTTACGTCAACAAAACCCAGATGGAACTTGGTCTCTCCCCTCTAATCTCGACTCATTACCATTGCAACGAGTCGTCTTTTTGTTGGAAAATACCTTCAAATCTTTGCCAGCTGAGCCCATAACTTTATCCATTAACTTGGAATATAACCAAATTATCAGTCCGGAGTTTCAATACTTTGTTCGTTGGGCAATTTCTAAAATTGAACCGATGAATTTATCCATTGAATATACTCCCGGCAAAGGCAATCGTTTGAAGAACCGTTATATTTTCGAAAAAAGAATTCGCGAAGCGCAACATTACAACATGGAATTCGGCATCGATAACGTTGGAGCCGATATGAAAAATCTCAAGGAAATTGAGTGGATGCTGCCGTTTGTCGACAATATCAAGTGTTCAATGCGTAACTTTCGTAAAGATGATCCCAACGTCTGGCTCGATTTGAACTTACAGTCATGGAACAAAATTTCACAAGAAAATAACATCAATTTAATTTTAATGGGTATTGAAAATGATGATGACCAGGCTCTAGCAGAACAGTTGAACATTAAAACTCGTCAAGGTTATCTCTTTGGTCACCCCGAAAATCCAGAAAGTGCTAAAAAATAA
- a CDS encoding alpha/beta hydrolase, with translation MKIEERKLKISDHEFTVKGYWLDQISDFGKPVDYPVVIICPGGGFTFHSGREEEPLALRYNSFGMHAVVLEYKLIGDTPVYPMALQEMAKTIDWINQQPDSMHIDKDKIILAGFSAGAHIVAAYNGIGPNPTLRKKYQIERYKGQHAAVILGYPVIDMTMKDSFPDDDKVLHEISTDESLWKSQELLNKDSKPAFVWQTRTDDLVNVMNSLVYVEKMVQLGLPAEFHMFGSGIHGLGLATYVTKKPGKDKYLNKRASGWMDLSLTWLEMMNLLGSAY, from the coding sequence ATGAAAATAGAGGAACGCAAGCTTAAAATCTCTGATCATGAATTTACAGTTAAAGGTTACTGGCTCGACCAAATATCCGATTTTGGGAAACCTGTTGATTACCCAGTCGTAATAATTTGTCCCGGCGGTGGTTTTACTTTCCACTCAGGGCGTGAAGAAGAGCCGCTTGCTTTGCGTTATAACTCCTTTGGGATGCACGCTGTTGTTTTAGAGTACAAGCTGATTGGCGATACACCAGTTTATCCGATGGCTTTGCAGGAAATGGCAAAAACTATCGATTGGATCAATCAACAACCAGATTCGATGCATATTGATAAGGATAAAATTATCTTAGCTGGTTTTTCTGCTGGAGCACATATAGTGGCTGCTTATAACGGAATAGGTCCTAATCCAACATTACGTAAGAAATACCAAATTGAGAGATATAAAGGTCAACATGCAGCGGTCATTTTAGGCTATCCTGTAATCGATATGACGATGAAAGACAGCTTTCCAGATGATGACAAGGTACTGCATGAAATTAGCACTGACGAGTCATTATGGAAGTCTCAGGAGTTGTTGAATAAAGACTCTAAGCCAGCATTTGTTTGGCAAACAAGAACCGACGATTTGGTTAATGTCATGAATTCCTTGGTATATGTGGAAAAGATGGTTCAGTTGGGACTTCCAGCCGAATTTCACATGTTTGGTTCAGGAATCCATGGTTTAGGTTTAGCGACTTATGTTACGAAAAAGCCTGGTAAGGATAAGTATCTGAATAAAAGAGCATCGGGATGGATGGATCTATCTTTAACATGGTTGGAAATGATGAATTTATTAGGATCAGCATATTAA